Proteins encoded by one window of Sulfurimonas hongkongensis:
- a CDS encoding OprD family outer membrane porin, with translation MKKRSLVLATVLGLTTIVSADTLKDAFKKGTVQGGLKSFYISRTYDWESGFGKNPSKYTRDGLSFGGYLGYQTASYYGFDAGATFYTTNKVDNKSDNTLKNDNTLFGADGRSYSVLGEAYISYTLANTNIRVGRQSINTPFAAPNNFRMLPNTFEGVVVKNSDIADTKFELGHITRVQTNGFANSVPVPNNVLNPNDAMTRLSLLYGFGPGYKVGEFESIADVYLGQNNKKNTAGMTYLSTTYTGFDGIKLEIWDQYIHDIMNIIVAKVSYKGRLSVFNTFASMFYTKQDNVGDNLLGKAFNTAGDDKDVDASQCGAMLKASLNNGFGIDLRYVNTPASQGSVLDGGIINALGGANPFIISQGALHANLGDTSSILLGVNYNLKHLTGVDILAMLKYFEYDIGKYNGYQSGYEWETKEFDFDLVYQVRSKFKLQARGSFTKDWLDLGGTKKLSFDEYRLIAYYKF, from the coding sequence ATGAAAAAAAGAAGTTTAGTGCTAGCTACTGTTTTAGGTTTAACTACGATTGTTTCAGCAGATACCCTTAAAGATGCATTTAAAAAGGGGACTGTTCAAGGGGGACTAAAGTCTTTTTATATAAGTCGGACTTATGATTGGGAAAGTGGATTTGGCAAAAATCCATCTAAGTACACTCGTGATGGGCTCTCTTTTGGTGGATATTTAGGTTATCAAACAGCATCTTACTACGGTTTTGATGCAGGTGCTACATTTTACACTACAAACAAAGTAGACAACAAATCAGACAACACGCTTAAAAACGATAACACTCTGTTTGGTGCTGATGGTAGAAGTTATAGTGTTTTAGGAGAGGCTTATATAAGCTACACACTAGCAAATACTAACATTAGAGTTGGAAGACAAAGCATAAACACTCCTTTTGCAGCTCCAAACAACTTTAGAATGCTACCAAATACTTTTGAAGGCGTTGTTGTAAAAAACAGTGATATAGCAGACACTAAATTTGAACTAGGTCATATCACTCGTGTTCAAACAAACGGTTTTGCAAACTCAGTCCCTGTACCAAACAATGTGCTGAACCCAAATGATGCTATGACAAGGCTGAGCTTACTTTATGGTTTTGGACCAGGATACAAGGTTGGAGAGTTTGAATCCATTGCAGATGTTTACTTAGGTCAAAACAACAAAAAAAATACAGCTGGTATGACCTACTTAAGTACAACCTACACAGGCTTTGATGGCATAAAATTAGAAATATGGGATCAATATATTCATGACATTATGAACATAATAGTTGCTAAGGTTAGTTACAAAGGCAGACTAAGTGTTTTTAATACCTTTGCATCTATGTTTTACACCAAGCAAGATAATGTTGGAGATAACCTACTTGGAAAAGCATTTAATACAGCGGGCGATGACAAAGATGTAGATGCAAGCCAATGCGGAGCAATGCTTAAAGCTTCACTAAATAATGGCTTTGGAATTGATTTGCGTTATGTAAACACTCCAGCATCACAGGGAAGCGTTTTAGACGGTGGCATTATAAACGCACTAGGTGGAGCTAATCCTTTTATAATCTCTCAAGGAGCACTGCACGCTAACTTGGGAGACACCTCTTCTATTTTGCTAGGAGTTAATTACAATCTTAAACATCTGACTGGAGTAGATATCCTAGCAATGCTTAAGTATTTTGAGTATGATATTGGCAAATACAATGGCTACCAAAGTGGTTATGAATGGGAAACAAAAGAGTTTGATTTTGATCTTGTATATCAAGTGAGATCAAAATTTAAACTTCAAGCAAGAGGTAGTTTTACTAAGGATTGGCTAGATTTAGGTGGCACTAAAAAATTGAGTTTTGATGAATATCGTTTAATAGCGTATTATAAATTTTAG
- a CDS encoding sodium:solute symporter family protein → MMKLSLLWGFEGWNSMPQFLSKGWLFVITTITMGVGIGVLAQPQLIVRFMTVKSKQELNRAVLIGSIFILAMTGIIFIVGALSNAWYFEFNEGKNALQSAGSVGKVIPHFINTAMPKWFAFIFLFALISAAMSTLSSQFHTMGTAVGRDFFEQITTKDYDSVTVTRLGVVIMIIFSVSLAYAFDDEPAIIARSTAIFFALCASIFLPSFIGGLFFRSITKAGAISSMLVGLVVSSFWLLFVHFKEAKSLGLAKAIFGKDSLLSGDIIFVDALIIALPLSIITAIVVSLMTKKMNKKHLDRCFND, encoded by the coding sequence ATGATGAAGCTATCTCTTTTATGGGGGTTTGAGGGTTGGAACTCCATGCCGCAGTTTTTAAGTAAGGGTTGGCTCTTTGTTATTACTACTATTACTATGGGTGTGGGCATTGGTGTTTTGGCTCAGCCACAGCTTATAGTTAGGTTTATGACAGTAAAGAGCAAGCAAGAGTTAAATCGTGCAGTTCTTATCGGCTCTATATTTATACTTGCAATGACAGGGATTATCTTTATAGTTGGAGCTTTGTCAAATGCTTGGTATTTTGAGTTCAATGAAGGCAAAAATGCACTTCAAAGTGCTGGTTCAGTTGGTAAAGTAATCCCACACTTTATAAATACTGCAATGCCAAAGTGGTTTGCTTTTATCTTTTTGTTTGCTCTTATCTCAGCTGCTATGAGTACCCTCTCCTCCCAATTTCACACTATGGGAACAGCAGTTGGGCGTGACTTTTTTGAGCAAATCACTACAAAAGACTATGATTCTGTAACGGTTACAAGACTAGGCGTCGTTATAATGATAATCTTCTCAGTCTCTTTAGCTTATGCTTTTGATGATGAGCCAGCCATCATAGCACGCTCAACTGCCATTTTCTTCGCTCTTTGTGCAAGTATCTTTTTGCCAAGTTTTATAGGTGGACTCTTCTTTAGAAGTATAACAAAAGCGGGAGCTATCTCTTCTATGCTAGTTGGTTTAGTAGTGTCAAGCTTTTGGCTACTTTTTGTTCACTTCAAAGAAGCAAAATCACTAGGTCTTGCAAAAGCCATCTTTGGCAAAGACTCACTTTTAAGTGGAGATATTATCTTTGTAGATGCACTCATAATCGCTCTACCACTCTCCATTATCACTGCGATAGTAGTCTCACTTATGACTAAAAAGATGAATAAAAAACATCTTGATAGATGTTTTAATGACTGA
- a CDS encoding phenylacetate--CoA ligase family protein has protein sequence MWNKIEGAPRETIEEIQLRRLKETLERVYELTPFYKEKFDELDISPKGIKSLKDIEKLPFTKKQDLRNHYPFGLFTVPMSEVVRVHSSSGTTGKPTVVGYTQGDMDVWDEVMARVYTMAGATGADVIHNAYGYGLFTGGLGFDGGAKKIGATTIPASSGFTDRQIMLMKDFNATIMAATPSFALHMYESAKKSGSGYLKDFKLKSGVFGAEPTSDGLKEEVSRVWGIDYHEVYGLSEIIGPGVSSNCKHSKLLHVNEDHFYPEIIDHKTGKVLEDGERGELVITSLTKQALPIIRYRTGDITSLHRSPCSCGRTLVRMESIVGRVDDMIVVNGVNVYPSQVEHVIANTEGVTLNYQIIADKKGHLDKIDILVEVSDEVLSDSVAEMEKIKKDIQRSLANNLYINANVKLVEPRTLERSMGKAIRVVDKRV, from the coding sequence ATGTGGAATAAAATCGAGGGTGCCCCAAGAGAAACTATAGAAGAGATACAACTAAGAAGACTTAAAGAGACACTAGAGAGAGTTTATGAACTAACACCTTTTTACAAAGAAAAATTTGATGAGTTAGATATATCTCCAAAAGGGATTAAGTCTCTAAAAGATATAGAAAAATTACCCTTTACAAAAAAGCAGGATTTGCGAAACCACTACCCTTTTGGACTCTTTACAGTTCCAATGAGTGAAGTTGTTAGAGTTCACAGCTCGAGTGGAACCACAGGAAAACCTACCGTTGTTGGCTACACTCAAGGAGATATGGATGTTTGGGATGAAGTGATGGCTAGAGTCTATACAATGGCTGGAGCTACAGGAGCTGATGTTATACATAACGCTTATGGCTATGGACTATTTACTGGTGGACTTGGATTTGATGGTGGTGCTAAAAAGATAGGTGCTACAACTATTCCAGCTAGTAGCGGTTTTACAGATAGACAGATTATGCTTATGAAAGATTTCAATGCCACTATAATGGCTGCAACTCCTTCTTTTGCACTTCATATGTACGAATCTGCTAAGAAGTCTGGAAGTGGATATCTGAAAGATTTTAAATTAAAATCTGGTGTATTTGGAGCTGAACCTACAAGTGATGGACTAAAAGAGGAAGTATCTCGTGTTTGGGGGATTGACTATCACGAAGTTTATGGACTTAGTGAGATTATAGGACCAGGTGTAAGCTCAAACTGCAAACACTCTAAACTTTTACATGTAAACGAAGACCACTTCTATCCTGAAATCATAGATCATAAAACGGGCAAGGTCTTAGAAGATGGAGAGCGTGGAGAGTTAGTTATAACTTCACTGACAAAACAAGCTCTTCCTATCATTCGCTATAGAACTGGAGATATAACTTCGCTCCATCGCTCTCCTTGTTCTTGTGGAAGAACTCTTGTTCGTATGGAGAGTATCGTTGGGCGTGTTGATGATATGATAGTCGTAAATGGTGTAAATGTATATCCTTCTCAAGTTGAGCATGTCATCGCAAATACTGAGGGAGTTACACTTAACTACCAAATCATCGCAGATAAAAAAGGACATCTTGATAAGATAGATATTTTAGTAGAAGTTAGCGATGAAGTTTTAAGTGACTCAGTAGCTGAGATGGAAAAAATCAAAAAAGATATACAACGCTCACTAGCAAACAATCTTTATATAAATGCAAATGTAAAACTTGTTGAGCCTAGAACACTAGAGAGAAGCATGGGTAAAGCCATAAGAGTTGTAGATAAAAGGGTATAA
- a CDS encoding ACT domain-containing protein translates to MSKAIKQLSIFVENKKGELSDITTLLASKHISIESINLSDASDFGILRLIVNDSQRAKDILEKNGFSSKFTDVFAVEISDHVGSFNSVIKALAKQNINIEYTYTLTNAQIGAFVFKVADPELESAIKSLEREGIHLLSEI, encoded by the coding sequence ATGTCAAAAGCTATAAAACAGTTGTCTATATTTGTTGAGAACAAAAAAGGTGAACTGAGTGATATAACTACGCTTTTAGCATCAAAACATATCTCCATAGAGTCCATAAATCTCTCAGATGCAAGTGACTTTGGCATACTTAGACTCATAGTTAATGATAGCCAAAGAGCAAAAGATATTTTAGAGAAAAATGGTTTTTCTTCTAAGTTTACAGATGTTTTTGCTGTAGAGATTAGTGACCATGTTGGAAGTTTTAACTCTGTTATAAAAGCTCTTGCAAAACAAAACATAAATATAGAGTACACTTATACTCTCACAAACGCACAAATTGGCGCTTTTGTATTTAAAGTAGCGGATCCTGAGTTAGAAAGTGCTATAAAATCGCTTGAGAGAGAGGGTATCCATCTTCTTAGTGAGATTTAA
- a CDS encoding enoyl-ACP reductase, with amino-acid sequence MKGKTLFISGGTRGIGKAIVYAFAAKGCDVAFTYASSSEVANEIVADLESNYNIKARAYKLNILEPLTYKDAYKEFDEDFDRLDYFISNAIISGRAVVGGFAPFMRLKPKGLSNIYTATVEAFVVGAQEAVKRMEKVGGGSIISMSSTGNLVYSPNYAGHGTNKAAVETMVKYAAAELGEKNIRVNAVSGGPIDTDALKAFPNYEEVKAEVVKRSPLNRMGDATDLTGACIFLCENSSSWLTGQTIVIDGGTSFQ; translated from the coding sequence ATGAAGGGGAAAACTCTTTTTATAAGTGGTGGGACTCGTGGTATAGGTAAAGCTATAGTTTATGCTTTTGCTGCAAAAGGTTGTGATGTCGCTTTTACTTACGCATCTAGCAGTGAGGTTGCAAATGAGATTGTTGCAGATCTTGAAAGTAACTATAATATAAAAGCTCGTGCTTACAAGCTAAATATCTTAGAACCTCTTACTTACAAAGATGCATATAAAGAGTTTGACGAAGACTTCGATAGGCTTGACTACTTTATCTCAAACGCCATCATCTCTGGTCGTGCTGTAGTTGGTGGTTTTGCTCCATTTATGAGACTCAAACCAAAAGGTCTTAGCAATATTTACACAGCTACTGTTGAAGCCTTTGTAGTTGGTGCACAAGAGGCAGTAAAGAGAATGGAGAAAGTTGGCGGTGGTAGCATCATAAGCATGAGCTCCACTGGTAATTTAGTCTACTCTCCAAACTACGCAGGTCATGGAACAAACAAGGCGGCAGTTGAGACTATGGTTAAGTACGCAGCAGCTGAACTTGGCGAGAAAAATATCCGTGTCAATGCAGTAAGCGGTGGTCCAATCGACACTGATGCACTAAAAGCATTTCCAAACTATGAGGAAGTAAAAGCCGAAGTAGTAAAACGCTCACCACTCAATCGCATGGGAGACGCAACCGACCTAACAGGAGCTTGTATTTTCCTATGTGAAAATAGCTCTTCATGGTTAACAGGTCAAACCATAGTCATAGATGGCGGAACTTCTTTTCAGTAA
- a CDS encoding PaaI family thioesterase has translation MRVQDIDKNDIGFLKFIGGEVLDLGDGYAELGFDVLPHHKQHFGVVHGGAIATLADHCGWYAAVSVLKEGLSAVTIEIKINYLKPARDEVLKAEARVINQSKRTVFTTIEIFSKDTLIAYATGTYHILDEQKVLNSAK, from the coding sequence ATGAGAGTTCAAGATATAGATAAAAATGATATAGGTTTTTTAAAGTTTATAGGTGGAGAAGTTTTAGACCTAGGTGACGGCTATGCAGAACTGGGCTTTGATGTTTTGCCCCATCACAAACAACACTTTGGCGTAGTTCATGGTGGAGCTATTGCCACGCTAGCTGATCACTGTGGTTGGTACGCTGCTGTTTCTGTGCTTAAAGAAGGTCTTAGTGCTGTAACAATTGAGATAAAGATAAACTACTTAAAACCTGCTAGAGATGAAGTTTTAAAGGCGGAGGCTAGAGTTATAAACCAGTCAAAAAGAACTGTTTTTACTACTATTGAGATATTTTCAAAAGATACACTAATAGCTTATGCAACAGGAACATATCATATTTTAGATGAACAAAAGGTTCTTAATAGTGCTAAATAA
- a CDS encoding thiamine pyrophosphate-dependent enzyme, translating into MKQTLMGNDAIAWGLIHANVDMISGYPGTPSSEILSEVQKIKHKLNLDIYAEWGTNEKVGFEVAYAGAIAGRRTCATMKQVGLNVASDALMSAAYIGNLGGMLLIAADDPGFHSSQTEQDSRVFAKFARIPVLDPATPQDAYDLTKYGVELSEKFQIPVMLRPVMRVCHAREIIEMDDETNFKPNKGEFKRDVPRWGAVPRVGRFAQGVEQLNRMEVIKEYNWDHLLKKEFDKCEGKNRVLIITSGTGYGFAKETLSDLNLEADVVKVLMPYPLPVEQMRDRFKSYDKVLVVEEPYPCVEEQIASPNVYGKNTNSIHNIDEMSKEEILKAFVNIGLYEGENIYATPPSLDFEVETRPPALCPGCPHRDVYYAITKVFKKKKAIYPSDIGCYTLAIAQGAIDSILCMGASVSMASGFALSDPDKTVVATIGDGTFFHSGIAPLINAVYQNHKFILVILDNSTIAMTGRQTTPSRENKNIDIKKIVEGMGIECMEHHYSYEMQDNVDFFREVKKIHADATGPTVVVVREFCILDGERAPEFIPNIFAKVDPELCIACDQCTTVYKCPPMAYNEDGVIEIDPFLCAGCGGCLDVVCPTDAFVQDFDYLKRGN; encoded by the coding sequence ATGAAACAGACACTAATGGGAAATGACGCGATTGCTTGGGGACTTATCCACGCAAATGTTGATATGATTAGCGGATACCCCGGTACCCCATCTAGCGAGATACTAAGCGAAGTTCAAAAGATAAAACATAAACTAAACTTAGATATATATGCTGAATGGGGAACTAATGAAAAAGTTGGTTTTGAAGTAGCTTACGCTGGTGCGATAGCGGGCAGGAGAACCTGTGCAACAATGAAGCAAGTAGGTCTTAATGTTGCAAGTGATGCGCTTATGAGTGCGGCTTATATCGGTAATCTCGGCGGAATGTTACTTATCGCTGCTGATGATCCAGGTTTTCACTCTTCTCAAACCGAACAAGATAGCCGTGTTTTTGCAAAGTTTGCTCGCATCCCAGTACTAGATCCAGCAACTCCACAAGATGCTTATGACCTTACAAAATATGGGGTAGAACTCTCTGAGAAGTTTCAAATCCCTGTAATGCTTCGTCCTGTTATGCGTGTTTGTCACGCTAGAGAGATCATAGAGATGGATGATGAGACAAACTTTAAGCCTAACAAGGGCGAGTTTAAGAGAGATGTTCCTCGCTGGGGTGCAGTCCCCCGTGTTGGTAGATTTGCTCAAGGTGTTGAGCAACTAAATCGCATGGAGGTTATCAAAGAGTATAACTGGGACCATCTTCTAAAAAAAGAGTTTGACAAGTGTGAGGGTAAAAATAGAGTTCTAATCATCACTAGCGGAACTGGTTATGGCTTTGCTAAAGAGACTCTAAGTGACCTTAATCTCGAAGCTGATGTTGTTAAAGTTCTTATGCCCTATCCTCTTCCTGTAGAGCAGATGAGAGATAGATTTAAGTCTTACGATAAAGTTTTAGTAGTTGAAGAACCGTACCCATGTGTTGAAGAGCAAATAGCATCTCCTAATGTTTATGGAAAAAATACAAACTCTATTCATAATATAGATGAGATGAGCAAAGAAGAGATTTTAAAAGCATTTGTAAATATCGGTCTTTATGAGGGAGAAAATATCTATGCTACTCCACCATCATTAGACTTTGAAGTAGAGACTCGCCCGCCTGCACTCTGCCCTGGTTGTCCTCATCGCGATGTTTACTATGCTATTACAAAAGTCTTTAAAAAGAAAAAAGCCATCTATCCATCAGACATTGGTTGCTACACTTTAGCAATTGCACAGGGTGCTATTGACAGCATTTTATGTATGGGTGCTAGTGTTTCTATGGCTAGTGGTTTTGCTCTTAGTGACCCAGATAAAACAGTTGTTGCTACCATTGGAGATGGAACATTTTTTCACTCTGGAATCGCACCACTTATAAACGCTGTCTATCAAAATCATAAGTTTATACTTGTTATCCTAGATAACTCTACCATCGCCATGACAGGAAGACAGACTACTCCATCAAGAGAGAACAAAAACATCGACATCAAAAAGATTGTCGAAGGAATGGGGATTGAGTGTATGGAACATCACTACTCTTATGAGATGCAAGATAACGTTGACTTCTTTAGAGAGGTAAAAAAAATTCACGCAGATGCAACTGGACCAACTGTTGTAGTTGTTCGTGAGTTTTGTATCTTAGATGGAGAGAGGGCTCCTGAGTTTATCCCAAATATCTTTGCTAAGGTTGATCCTGAGCTTTGCATCGCATGTGATCAGTGTACTACCGTATATAAGTGCCCGCCAATGGCTTACAATGAGGACGGCGTTATAGAGATAGACCCTTTTCTTTGTGCTGGTTGTGGTGGATGTTTAGATGTAGTATGTCCAACTGACGCCTTTGTGCAAGATTTTGACTATCTAAAGAGAGGTAACTAA
- a CDS encoding 2-oxoacid:acceptor oxidoreductase family protein — MKYQIVIAGFGGQGVVFLVKVLAICAGNRNIAFLGTENHGMSQRGGSVSCDIKIGDFTNPVIDKNQADLMIALEKNEGLRNLAFLKLSGTLVTNAKDKDKYPELPFKGFAKIDAFKKAENGEFPIQGLNVYMLGFALVNDKNFPFSVQEVKDAITQINTKVAEQNIVILEQAMRDAKESK; from the coding sequence ATGAAATATCAAATAGTAATAGCTGGCTTTGGTGGTCAAGGTGTTGTTTTTTTAGTTAAGGTTTTAGCTATTTGTGCAGGAAATCGTAATATCGCATTTTTAGGGACTGAAAACCATGGAATGAGTCAAAGAGGAGGCTCTGTCTCTTGTGATATTAAAATAGGCGACTTTACAAACCCGGTGATCGACAAAAACCAAGCCGACCTTATGATAGCACTAGAGAAAAACGAAGGTCTTAGAAATCTTGCTTTTTTGAAACTTAGCGGAACATTGGTTACAAATGCTAAAGATAAGGACAAATATCCAGAGCTTCCATTTAAAGGTTTTGCTAAAATAGATGCGTTTAAAAAAGCTGAAAATGGAGAGTTTCCTATTCAAGGTTTAAATGTATATATGCTAGGATTTGCACTTGTAAATGACAAAAACTTCCCATTTAGCGTGCAAGAGGTAAAAGATGCCATCACACAGATAAATACAAAAGTAGCAGAGCAAAATATAGTTATCTTAGAGCAAGCCATGAGAGATGCTAAGGAGTCAAAATAA
- the dapA gene encoding 4-hydroxy-tetrahydrodipicolinate synthase, which yields MNIVTGSSTALITPFKDGKLDEQTYAALIKRQINNGMDAVCPVGTTGESATLTYEEDIRCMEIAVEVCKGTKTRVLAGAGSNSTAEAIKTAQRARDCGVDAIFSVSPYYNKPSQEGLFQHYKAIADSVSDVPFMLYNVPGRTSVDVDADTTIRLFNECKNIYGVKEASGSLERTVELLSRCPELKVFSGDDAIDYPILASGGAGITSVTSNLMPDLKSELVSLALSGDFAGAREINEKLYPLNKVMFCESNPVPIKASMYIAGLIETLEFRLPLVPPSLENMKKIEKVMKNYDIKGL from the coding sequence ATGAATATAGTAACTGGTTCTTCAACGGCGTTAATAACTCCATTTAAAGATGGAAAACTTGATGAGCAAACATATGCGGCACTTATAAAAAGACAAATCAACAATGGGATGGATGCAGTTTGTCCTGTAGGAACTACAGGAGAGAGTGCAACTCTTACTTATGAAGAAGATATAAGATGTATGGAAATCGCAGTTGAAGTCTGTAAAGGTACTAAGACTAGAGTTCTAGCCGGTGCAGGAAGTAACTCTACTGCTGAAGCTATCAAGACTGCACAGCGAGCAAGAGACTGTGGTGTTGATGCTATCTTCTCAGTAAGCCCATACTATAACAAACCATCTCAAGAGGGACTTTTTCAGCACTACAAAGCAATAGCTGATAGTGTAAGTGATGTACCTTTTATGCTCTACAATGTACCTGGAAGAACTAGTGTTGATGTAGATGCAGACACAACTATTCGTCTTTTTAATGAGTGTAAAAATATATATGGTGTAAAAGAAGCAAGTGGAAGCCTAGAGAGAACGGTTGAACTTCTATCTCGTTGTCCTGAACTTAAAGTATTTTCTGGCGATGATGCTATAGACTATCCAATCCTCGCAAGTGGTGGAGCTGGCATAACTTCTGTTACATCAAACTTAATGCCAGACTTAAAGAGTGAGCTAGTAAGCTTAGCACTAAGTGGTGATTTTGCAGGTGCAAGGGAGATAAATGAAAAACTATATCCTCTAAACAAAGTTATGTTTTGCGAATCAAATCCAGTACCTATAAAAGCTTCAATGTATATAGCTGGACTTATAGAGACCCTAGAGTTTAGACTTCCACTAGTTCCACCTAGTTTAGAGAATATGAAAAAGATAGAAAAAGTTATGAAAAACTATGATATCAAAGGACTTTAA